The following coding sequences lie in one Halorarum halophilum genomic window:
- a CDS encoding D-2-hydroxyacid dehydrogenase: MTESPDIVVLRRAAHGMSTTMLAEAIRERLPDYEVVRPGTPAGEREAAAEAPVIVGHGIDEELLEAAEELELFACFSAGVGHLPQEELAARGVAVTNASGVHGPNIAEQVIGNVLAFVRNLHVGWERQRNHEWRHYQGFPRELGDSTVTVVGLGPIGQAIVERLDAFGPHLIGVRYTPGKGGPTDEVLGFDGAEFHDALARTDYLVLACPLTETTRGLVGRAEFETLPPHAVLVNVGRGPIVDTEALTDAIKDNAIRGAALDVTDPEPLPSDHDLWRMGNVHITPHNSGYTPQYYPRVADILARNLGRVEETGSYDDLENQVV; this comes from the coding sequence ATGACTGAATCGCCGGACATCGTGGTTCTGCGCCGTGCGGCCCATGGGATGTCGACGACGATGCTCGCCGAGGCGATACGCGAGCGACTCCCCGACTACGAGGTGGTCCGGCCGGGAACGCCGGCGGGGGAACGCGAGGCCGCCGCCGAGGCACCGGTCATCGTCGGCCACGGCATCGACGAGGAACTGCTGGAGGCGGCCGAGGAACTGGAACTGTTCGCCTGCTTTTCGGCGGGCGTCGGCCACCTGCCACAGGAGGAACTGGCGGCCCGTGGCGTCGCCGTCACGAACGCCTCGGGCGTCCACGGCCCGAACATCGCGGAGCAGGTCATCGGCAACGTCCTCGCCTTCGTGCGCAACCTCCACGTAGGGTGGGAGCGACAGCGGAACCACGAGTGGCGCCACTACCAGGGGTTCCCGCGTGAACTGGGGGACAGCACCGTTACCGTCGTCGGCCTCGGCCCGATCGGCCAGGCCATCGTTGAGCGCCTCGACGCGTTCGGTCCCCACCTCATCGGGGTCCGATACACCCCGGGGAAGGGAGGCCCGACCGACGAGGTGCTCGGCTTCGACGGGGCGGAGTTCCACGACGCGCTGGCCAGGACGGATTACCTCGTGCTGGCGTGTCCACTGACCGAGACGACCCGCGGGCTCGTCGGACGGGCGGAGTTCGAGACGCTCCCGCCCCACGCCGTCCTCGTCAACGTCGGCCGCGGCCCCATCGTGGACACCGAGGCGCTGACCGACGCGATCAAGGACAACGCCATCCGCGGGGCGGCGCTCGACGTGACGGACCCCGAACCGCTCCCGTCGGACCACGACCTCTGGCGGATGGGCAACGTCCACATCACGCCGCACAACTCCGGCTACACGCCGCAGTACTATCCCCGCGTCGCCGACATCCTCGCCCGGAACCTCGGCCGTGTCGAGGAGACCGGGTCCTACGACGACCTCGAGAACCAGGTCGTCTGA
- a CDS encoding cupin domain-containing protein, whose protein sequence is MALTVQPSEVLEAYVPDEGIELRPLVSSDDLMVVRVDIAPSATLQVHEHPHEQAGYVAEGSFTFTGDETRDVEEGDGYYVPPGHRHGVEGGDDHAVAIDAFTPAREGYRERFDHL, encoded by the coding sequence ATGGCGCTGACCGTTCAGCCGTCCGAAGTGCTCGAGGCGTACGTCCCGGACGAGGGCATCGAACTCCGCCCCCTCGTCAGCAGCGACGACCTGATGGTGGTGCGCGTCGACATCGCGCCGAGCGCGACGCTCCAGGTGCACGAACACCCCCACGAACAGGCGGGCTACGTCGCCGAGGGGTCGTTCACGTTCACCGGCGACGAGACGCGCGACGTCGAGGAGGGCGACGGCTACTACGTCCCGCCCGGTCACCGGCACGGCGTCGAGGGCGGCGACGACCACGCCGTCGCCATCGACGCGTTCACGCCCGCCCGCGAGGGCTACCGCGAGCGGTTCGACCACCTCTGA
- a CDS encoding mandelate racemase/muconate lactonizing enzyme family protein — protein MRDYSNHATNRVPERDVEITDIETCVVKGNFEWNIVKVHTDAGVTGIGESYRGGGVTAIVEYMKRFLVGENPLDVERLFRRMVQETSGHSGTTGKVVTAATGIEIALWDVAGKVLDVPVYQLLGGKYRDEVRIYCDCHAGEAFATDAGYHSPASDDAYAVEAYAQEAGRVADMGFSALKFDLDQPFDNHPDPYNGRVSNAAIQRKVDTVEAIRDEIGYEIDLAFDIHWDYSMDSAKRLCRKLEPYDLMWLEDPVPPENMDAQREITRVSPVPIATGENRFRVHEFKDLLYDFGVDIITPDPSTCGGLAESKAIANRAEENYIAFSPHNVCGPIGTMACVHLGACVPNFDVLEFHALEVDWWDDLHDHEDPLIEDGYIEVPEEPGLGIELNEEVAKEHLHDPGTMFA, from the coding sequence ATGAGAGATTATTCCAACCACGCCACGAACCGCGTGCCGGAGCGCGACGTCGAGATAACCGACATCGAGACCTGCGTCGTCAAGGGGAACTTCGAGTGGAACATTGTCAAGGTCCACACCGACGCCGGCGTGACCGGCATCGGCGAGTCCTACCGAGGCGGCGGCGTCACCGCCATCGTCGAGTACATGAAGCGATTCCTTGTCGGCGAGAACCCCCTCGACGTCGAGCGACTGTTCCGCCGGATGGTCCAGGAGACGTCCGGCCACAGCGGCACCACGGGCAAGGTCGTCACCGCGGCGACCGGCATCGAGATCGCGCTGTGGGACGTCGCCGGCAAGGTGCTCGACGTCCCCGTCTACCAGTTGCTCGGCGGCAAGTACCGCGACGAGGTGCGAATCTACTGCGACTGCCACGCCGGTGAGGCGTTCGCTACGGACGCCGGCTACCACTCGCCGGCGTCCGACGACGCGTACGCGGTCGAGGCGTACGCCCAGGAGGCGGGCCGCGTCGCCGACATGGGCTTTTCCGCGCTGAAGTTCGACCTCGACCAGCCGTTCGACAACCACCCGGACCCATACAACGGGCGGGTCTCGAACGCCGCAATCCAGCGGAAGGTCGACACCGTCGAGGCCATCCGCGACGAGATCGGCTATGAGATCGACCTGGCGTTCGACATCCACTGGGACTACTCGATGGACAGCGCGAAACGGCTCTGCCGGAAGCTCGAACCGTACGACCTGATGTGGCTCGAAGACCCCGTGCCGCCGGAGAACATGGATGCCCAGCGCGAGATAACTCGCGTCTCGCCGGTTCCCATCGCCACTGGCGAGAACCGATTCCGCGTCCACGAGTTCAAGGACCTGCTGTACGACTTCGGCGTCGACATCATCACGCCGGACCCCTCGACGTGCGGCGGGCTCGCCGAGTCGAAGGCGATCGCCAACCGCGCCGAGGAGAACTACATCGCCTTCTCGCCGCACAACGTCTGTGGCCCCATCGGCACGATGGCCTGCGTCCACCTCGGGGCGTGCGTCCCCAACTTCGACGTGCTGGAGTTCCACGCGCTCGAAGTCGACTGGTGGGACGACCTCCACGACCACGAGGATCCGCTCATTGAGGACGGTTACATCGAGGTGCCCGAGGAACCCGGCCTCGGCATCGAGCTGAACGAGGAGGTCGCGAAGGAACACCTCCACGACCCGGGCACGATGTTCGCGTAG
- a CDS encoding ABC transporter ATP-binding protein, producing MARLQIDNLTKVFDADSGPIVAVEELDLDIKDGEFVVVVGPSGCGKSTTLRTVAGLETATEGEIRIGDEVINDKPPKDRDIAMVFQSYALYPHKTVRGNMAYGLRLSTDLTDEEIDKRVEEAASMMGIEDLLDKKPGSLSGGQQQRVATGRAIVREPAVFLFDEPLSNLDAKLRKHMRTELARLHTELGITTMYVTHDQEEAMTMADRIVVLNDGRLQQMATPKEVYYEPVNYFVADFIGSPSMNFFEVELETDADGGGRLGNESFTYEVSERIVNNVQDRRSDRMIMGIRPESMSPADATTPEGKTLSARVDVVEVVGSDNFIYLDMDGKECRVRTPSTIEPALDTTFEFTFDEENIHLFDIETEQALTHGTEKSTASGDQEAPIEEVGSAE from the coding sequence ATGGCACGATTACAGATAGATAACCTCACGAAAGTATTCGATGCGGATTCCGGTCCCATCGTCGCGGTCGAAGAGCTTGACCTGGACATCAAAGACGGCGAGTTCGTCGTCGTCGTCGGCCCCTCGGGCTGTGGCAAGTCGACGACGTTACGGACGGTCGCCGGCCTCGAGACCGCCACTGAGGGCGAGATCCGCATCGGCGACGAGGTCATCAACGACAAACCGCCCAAGGACCGCGATATCGCCATGGTCTTCCAGAGCTACGCGCTCTACCCCCACAAGACGGTCAGGGGGAACATGGCGTACGGCCTCCGGCTCTCGACCGACCTCACGGATGAAGAGATCGACAAACGGGTCGAGGAGGCCGCGTCGATGATGGGAATCGAGGACCTCCTGGACAAGAAACCCGGCTCGCTCTCGGGCGGCCAACAGCAGCGTGTCGCCACAGGTCGCGCCATCGTCCGCGAGCCCGCGGTGTTCCTGTTCGACGAGCCGCTGTCGAACCTCGACGCGAAGCTCCGCAAGCACATGCGGACCGAACTGGCCCGCCTCCACACGGAACTGGGCATCACGACGATGTACGTGACCCACGACCAGGAGGAGGCGATGACGATGGCCGACCGCATCGTCGTGCTCAACGACGGCCGACTCCAGCAGATGGCCACGCCGAAGGAGGTCTACTACGAACCGGTGAACTACTTCGTCGCCGACTTCATCGGATCGCCCAGCATGAACTTCTTCGAGGTCGAACTGGAGACCGACGCCGACGGCGGCGGACGGCTGGGCAACGAGAGCTTCACCTACGAGGTGTCCGAGCGCATCGTGAACAACGTCCAGGACCGAAGGAGCGATCGGATGATCATGGGAATCCGCCCCGAGAGCATGAGCCCTGCGGACGCGACGACCCCAGAGGGCAAGACCCTCAGCGCCCGCGTCGACGTCGTCGAGGTCGTCGGCTCGGACAACTTCATCTACCTCGACATGGACGGCAAGGAGTGCCGCGTGCGGACGCCGTCGACGATCGAACCCGCCCTCGACACGACCTTCGAGTTCACCTTCGACGAGGAGAACATCCACCTCTTCGACATCGAGACCGAGCAAGCGCTCACCCACGGGACGGAGAAATCCACGGCGTCAGGGGATCAGGAAGCCCCCATCGAGGAAGTAGGCAGCGCGGAGTAG
- a CDS encoding mandelate racemase/muconate lactonizing enzyme family protein — MRVTEVDAIPLAHELDEGRSFGHARGLTSRRSCVLVRAETADGTVGWGEALATPRTTAAAVDEVLAPMVEGIDPYEVETLVERTHAEAYNVAGGPVLQSALSAVDVALWDIIGKSVDEPVYRLLGGGDADHVVPYASTMYITEWEEDPADPIRDAVDEGFTAAKLKIGRGVEDDRRRVETARNLLGDDAHLMVDYNGNYRLKQAIRSVEALEPYDLTWIEEPVPPEDYTGLRKLTDRVDVPVATGESHFGRFDYGRLIRDHAVDIVQPDLGRAGGLSESRFLAKLATTENVAVYPHVWNGGVGVAAALQFAASLPSYPHNDNLPDPFLFEFDRSENPLREELITEPFDPSGGTLDVPQRPGLGVEVDEAAVERYRVD, encoded by the coding sequence ATGCGAGTCACTGAAGTCGACGCGATACCACTGGCGCACGAACTCGACGAGGGAAGGTCGTTCGGACACGCCCGGGGACTGACATCGAGGCGGAGCTGCGTGCTCGTCCGTGCCGAGACGGCCGACGGCACCGTCGGGTGGGGGGAAGCACTCGCGACGCCGCGGACGACTGCGGCCGCCGTCGACGAGGTGCTCGCGCCGATGGTCGAGGGAATCGACCCCTACGAGGTGGAGACGCTGGTCGAACGGACGCACGCCGAGGCGTACAACGTCGCCGGCGGCCCCGTCCTCCAGAGCGCGCTCTCGGCCGTCGACGTCGCTCTATGGGACATCATCGGGAAATCGGTGGACGAACCCGTCTACCGCCTGCTCGGCGGGGGCGACGCCGATCACGTCGTCCCGTACGCGTCGACGATGTACATCACCGAGTGGGAAGAGGACCCCGCCGATCCTATCAGGGACGCCGTCGACGAGGGGTTCACGGCGGCGAAACTGAAGATCGGCCGCGGGGTGGAAGACGACAGGCGCCGCGTCGAAACCGCTCGGAACCTCCTCGGCGACGACGCCCACCTCATGGTCGACTACAACGGCAACTACCGGCTGAAACAGGCCATCCGATCGGTCGAGGCGCTCGAACCCTACGACCTCACCTGGATAGAGGAACCTGTCCCGCCGGAGGACTACACCGGTCTCCGCAAACTCACCGACCGCGTAGACGTACCCGTCGCCACGGGCGAGTCGCACTTCGGGCGCTTCGACTACGGACGACTCATCAGGGACCACGCCGTCGACATCGTCCAACCGGACCTCGGCCGGGCGGGCGGCCTCTCGGAGTCGCGTTTCCTCGCGAAACTCGCGACGACGGAGAACGTCGCCGTCTACCCGCACGTCTGGAACGGCGGCGTCGGCGTCGCCGCCGCGCTCCAGTTCGCGGCGAGTCTACCCTCGTACCCCCACAACGACAACCTCCCCGACCCGTTTCTGTTCGAGTTCGACCGCAGCGAGAACCCGCTCCGGGAGGAACTCATCACGGAGCCGTTCGACCCGAGCGGCGGCACGCTCGACGTGCCGCAGCGGCCGGGGCTCGGCGTCGAAGTCGACGAAGCGGCGGTCGAACGCTATCGAGTGGACTGA
- a CDS encoding aldo/keto reductase has product MEYTTLGDTGLEVSRICLGCMSFGTSEWRDWVLDEEESVEIIDRAVDLGINFFDTANVYSKGESERVLGTALDGRREESVVATKVYGDMREDDPNSGGLSRKAIEQELDASLDRLGMETVDLYQIHRWDDDTPIKTTMRALDDAVRRGKVRYLGASSMWAHQFADALATSDRLGTDRFATMQNHYNLAYREEEREMLPLCARANVGVIPWSPLARGFLTRPAEDIDATTRGESERRMYEHPYREGGGIEVNERVEELAAEKGVKMAQIALAWLLHRDEVTAPIVGTTSVEHLEDAVEALDISLSGSEMDYLEEPYEPVRVSGHE; this is encoded by the coding sequence GTGGAGTACACGACACTCGGTGACACGGGACTCGAGGTATCGCGGATCTGTCTCGGCTGCATGAGCTTCGGGACGAGCGAGTGGCGCGACTGGGTGCTCGACGAGGAGGAGAGCGTCGAGATCATCGACCGGGCGGTCGACCTCGGGATCAACTTCTTCGACACCGCGAACGTGTACTCGAAGGGCGAGTCCGAGCGCGTCCTCGGGACGGCGCTGGACGGGCGGCGCGAGGAGTCGGTCGTCGCGACGAAGGTGTACGGCGACATGCGCGAGGACGACCCGAACTCGGGCGGCCTGTCACGCAAGGCCATCGAGCAGGAACTCGACGCCTCGCTCGACCGCCTCGGCATGGAGACGGTCGACCTCTACCAGATCCACCGCTGGGACGACGACACGCCGATCAAGACGACGATGCGCGCGCTCGACGACGCGGTCCGGCGGGGGAAGGTGCGGTATCTCGGCGCCTCCTCGATGTGGGCCCACCAGTTCGCCGACGCGCTCGCCACGAGCGACCGCCTCGGCACCGACCGGTTCGCGACGATGCAGAACCACTACAACCTCGCCTACCGCGAGGAGGAGCGCGAGATGCTCCCGCTCTGTGCGCGAGCGAACGTCGGCGTCATCCCGTGGTCGCCGCTCGCCCGCGGCTTTCTCACCCGGCCGGCCGAGGACATCGACGCGACGACCCGCGGGGAGTCAGAACGGCGGATGTACGAACACCCCTACCGCGAGGGTGGCGGAATCGAGGTGAACGAGCGGGTCGAGGAACTGGCCGCCGAGAAGGGCGTGAAGATGGCCCAGATCGCGCTCGCGTGGCTGTTGCACAGGGACGAGGTCACCGCACCGATCGTGGGGACGACGAGCGTCGAGCACCTCGAGGACGCCGTCGAGGCGCTCGACATCTCGCTGTCGGGGAGCGAGATGGACTACCTCGAAGAACCGTACGAACCGGTCCGCGTCTCGGGACACGAGTAG
- a CDS encoding carbohydrate ABC transporter permease — MLNENKRSKTLLWVGIAVFTLWALIPYMWVLRTSILTNFAAVDPASPYIPAGEVFSLQPFTQIWNRADFPLFFKNSIIVALSAMVISVLFSIPGAYAFARLDFPGRQILFYTAVFTIMFPWIVITIPVYDIFYRAGLVNTLTGVIIAIAIFTLPQNIWLLQGFFRQGIPPNIEEAALLDGNTEITAFLRIVLPLSAPAIGAAALFSFLSGWNNFLWVFILTSDEDVRTATVAIHYILGSDVLREWNVLMAAVVILVAPPVIFYGLSQRYVGEGLGGTTGGG, encoded by the coding sequence ATGCTCAACGAAAACAAGCGATCGAAAACGCTGCTGTGGGTCGGCATCGCCGTCTTCACGCTCTGGGCGCTGATCCCCTACATGTGGGTCCTCAGAACGTCAATATTGACGAACTTCGCCGCCGTCGACCCGGCGTCACCGTATATCCCGGCCGGCGAGGTCTTCAGTCTCCAGCCGTTCACGCAGATCTGGAACCGCGCCGACTTCCCGCTGTTCTTCAAGAACAGCATCATCGTCGCGCTCTCGGCGATGGTGATCTCGGTGCTGTTCTCCATCCCGGGCGCGTACGCGTTCGCCCGGTTGGACTTCCCGGGACGGCAGATACTGTTCTACACGGCAGTGTTCACCATCATGTTCCCCTGGATCGTCATCACCATCCCGGTGTACGATATCTTCTACCGGGCGGGACTGGTGAACACGCTCACGGGCGTCATCATCGCCATCGCGATCTTCACGCTGCCACAGAACATCTGGTTGCTCCAGGGGTTCTTCCGGCAGGGGATACCGCCGAACATCGAGGAGGCGGCGCTGCTCGACGGCAACACGGAGATCACCGCGTTCCTCCGCATCGTGCTCCCGCTGAGCGCGCCCGCCATCGGTGCCGCGGCCCTGTTCTCGTTCCTCTCGGGGTGGAACAACTTCCTGTGGGTATTCATCCTCACGAGCGACGAGGACGTCCGGACGGCGACCGTCGCGATCCACTACATCCTCGGGAGCGACGTGCTCCGCGAGTGGAACGTCCTGATGGCCGCCGTCGTGATTCTGGTCGCGCCGCCGGTCATCTTCTACGGCCTCTCCCAGCGCTACGTCGGCGAGGGGCTGGGCGGAACCACCGGAGGTGGATGA
- a CDS encoding cupin domain-containing protein, which yields MEPVSFDQAETYEPEEGWRRVAMAGSDAFSFEWFEKPPGHSSPMHDHENEQVCLVTEGELTVYTEDDEVTLGPYDSTWLEPWERHRVENTGDERAVGVDVFAPGRSFDFWLDRE from the coding sequence ATGGAGCCTGTATCCTTCGACCAGGCGGAGACGTACGAACCCGAGGAGGGCTGGCGCCGCGTCGCGATGGCTGGCTCCGACGCATTCTCGTTCGAGTGGTTCGAGAAGCCGCCCGGCCACTCCTCGCCGATGCACGACCACGAGAACGAGCAGGTCTGTCTTGTGACCGAGGGCGAACTCACCGTCTACACCGAAGACGACGAGGTGACGCTCGGTCCCTACGACTCGACGTGGCTCGAACCTTGGGAGCGCCACCGCGTCGAGAACACGGGCGACGAGCGGGCCGTCGGCGTCGACGTGTTCGCGCCGGGGCGGTCGTTCGACTTCTGGCTCGACCGGGAGTGA
- a CDS encoding mandelate racemase/muconate lactonizing enzyme family protein has protein sequence MEITEIESFAVSIPLEEPVSFATRTVEERDHAIVYVRTDEGHEGLGYSLGYGGAKLVADAASDVLAPMLEGEDPRDTTRLWREMFDGTVQIGRKGVMVRAISILDIALWDIKAKAAGMPLYKLLGGSKERIPAYASGGYYRESKGLEGLREEMRTYVDRGHNTVKMKVGRRSVEEEVERVRTVRETIGPDRTLLMDANGKWSNKQEAVRACRAFGEYDPYFIEEPVMPDSIDLMSEVNAALSYPVAAGELEFTRYGFEHLMDSGAVEIIQPDVTVVGGVTEWMRVANAAAARDIPVAPHYNWDLHVHLLGAIENGLWAEFFYRDSDVKAFDDVLVHPMEAEDGYLEIPDRDGHGVELDDDALEQFRI, from the coding sequence ATGGAAATCACCGAAATCGAGAGTTTCGCGGTCTCGATACCGCTCGAGGAACCGGTGTCGTTCGCCACCCGAACCGTCGAGGAGCGGGACCACGCTATCGTCTACGTCCGGACCGACGAGGGGCACGAGGGGCTCGGCTACTCGCTGGGCTACGGCGGCGCCAAACTCGTCGCCGACGCCGCCTCCGACGTGCTCGCGCCGATGCTCGAGGGCGAGGACCCGCGGGACACGACACGCCTCTGGCGGGAGATGTTCGACGGGACCGTCCAGATCGGCCGCAAGGGCGTCATGGTGCGTGCCATCTCCATCCTCGACATCGCGCTGTGGGACATCAAGGCGAAGGCCGCCGGGATGCCGCTCTACAAACTCCTCGGCGGGAGTAAGGAGCGGATACCCGCCTACGCAAGCGGCGGCTACTACCGCGAGTCGAAGGGGCTCGAGGGGCTCCGCGAGGAGATGCGGACGTACGTCGACCGGGGACACAACACGGTCAAGATGAAGGTCGGCCGGAGATCGGTCGAGGAGGAAGTCGAACGCGTCCGCACCGTCCGAGAGACGATCGGCCCCGACCGGACGCTCCTCATGGACGCCAACGGCAAGTGGTCGAACAAACAGGAGGCCGTTCGGGCCTGCCGCGCCTTCGGCGAGTACGACCCCTACTTCATTGAGGAGCCGGTAATGCCCGACAGCATCGACCTGATGAGCGAGGTGAACGCCGCGCTCTCGTACCCCGTCGCGGCCGGCGAACTGGAGTTCACCCGCTACGGCTTCGAGCACCTGATGGACTCCGGCGCGGTCGAGATAATCCAGCCGGACGTCACCGTCGTCGGCGGCGTCACCGAGTGGATGCGCGTCGCGAACGCCGCGGCCGCCCGCGACATCCCCGTCGCGCCCCACTACAATTGGGACCTCCACGTCCACCTACTCGGCGCCATCGAGAACGGCCTCTGGGCGGAGTTCTTCTACCGCGACTCCGACGTGAAGGCGTTCGACGATGTCCTCGTCCACCCGATGGAGGCCGAGGACGGCTACCTCGAAATCCCCGACCGCGACGGCCACGGCGTCGAACTCGACGACGATGCGCTCGAACAGTTCCGCATCTGA
- a CDS encoding mandelate racemase/muconate lactonizing enzyme family protein, with protein sequence MHITDVRAVPLSDPVPEEKRHRTDLGTKVKTDATLVFVESDDGSTGVGASLGNPPTITSIVEHELAPLLLDEDPLYTERLWEKMYDGSRWKPSLERGYSQPREDRRGVTLEAISGLDIALWDLKGKLLDQPVYKLLGPVRDDIRAYASGGWAPGDAAEAELRGYAEKGFDAVKMRVVGEDDFAIEHTVRRVEAARRGIGDDVDLMVDAHGCLDVSTAIRLADALEPYDISWFEEPVSPDDHAGLAEVRRATTIPIATGEREFTRFDFLSLFEERALDVAQPDVSRAGGFTEIRRIAAMASARGLRVAPHAWGSGVLFAASIHLAMATPNCHVLEVSQGHMPLMYDIFEEEFDVRDGRVQAPERPGLGFTLREDYDERFSYVDGPEYVF encoded by the coding sequence ATGCACATCACGGACGTGCGTGCTGTCCCGCTGTCGGACCCAGTACCGGAGGAAAAACGCCACCGAACGGACCTCGGAACCAAGGTGAAGACGGACGCGACGTTGGTCTTCGTCGAGAGCGACGACGGGTCGACCGGCGTCGGCGCGTCACTCGGCAACCCGCCGACGATAACGAGCATCGTCGAACACGAACTCGCGCCGCTGCTGCTCGACGAAGATCCCCTCTACACGGAACGGCTGTGGGAGAAGATGTACGACGGGTCGCGGTGGAAGCCGTCGCTGGAGCGGGGGTACTCCCAGCCGCGGGAGGACCGCCGGGGCGTGACGCTGGAGGCCATCTCGGGGCTCGACATCGCGCTGTGGGACCTGAAGGGGAAGCTCCTCGACCAGCCCGTCTACAAGCTGCTCGGCCCAGTCAGGGACGACATCCGGGCGTACGCGAGCGGCGGGTGGGCTCCGGGCGACGCGGCCGAAGCGGAGCTGCGCGGCTACGCCGAGAAGGGGTTCGACGCCGTGAAGATGCGCGTCGTCGGCGAGGACGACTTCGCCATCGAGCACACGGTCCGCCGGGTCGAGGCGGCACGGCGCGGCATCGGCGACGACGTCGACCTCATGGTCGACGCCCACGGCTGTCTGGACGTGTCAACGGCGATCCGGCTCGCCGACGCGCTCGAACCCTACGACATCTCCTGGTTCGAGGAGCCGGTCTCGCCGGACGACCACGCCGGCCTGGCGGAGGTCCGCCGGGCGACCACCATCCCTATCGCGACGGGCGAACGGGAGTTCACCCGGTTCGATTTCCTGAGCCTCTTCGAGGAGCGCGCGCTCGACGTCGCCCAGCCCGACGTCTCCCGCGCCGGCGGGTTCACCGAGATACGTCGTATCGCGGCGATGGCCTCCGCGCGCGGCCTGCGTGTCGCGCCGCACGCCTGGGGCAGCGGCGTCCTCTTCGCCGCCAGCATCCACCTGGCGATGGCGACGCCGAACTGCCACGTCCTCGAGGTGAGCCAGGGACACATGCCGCTCATGTACGACATCTTCGAGGAGGAGTTCGATGTCCGCGACGGCCGCGTCCAGGCGCCCGAGCGCCCCGGACTCGGCTTCACGCTTCGGGAGGACTACGACGAGCGGTTCTCGTACGTCGACGGCCCCGAGTACGTCTTTTGA
- a CDS encoding mandelate racemase/muconate lactonizing enzyme family protein has protein sequence MRLTNVTAHTLSSPIDPPQDRHFAGGVRRLLKRDFVLVVVETADGEVGVAPGGASSSAMREYFEGASQDDFASVIEEVVAPEVTGDPIEDPAEIHERIAAAGLPEMLESQAVSVVDVAYHDILGKRRGIPVYDLLADGDVTTRMPLYASAGMYMPPEGYADQAAAIRDRGFKGYKYRPGLGYDDDLRTIRLIREAVGDDMEIMVDAHTWWKMGDASYSFDELVDLVTEMEAFDPYWLEEPVPPADYDAYRDLAAEVEVTLAGGESEESPEGLVELAETGAVGFLQGDVRHHRGYTGCWEVVEHCRGTDVTFLPHNFGTNLGLVANAHLAAATPLEGYLEYPVFGDDVAGMYPFPLAEEILVDDIDIEDGYFEVPDGPGLGVEVDFDAVEEYPHIDGPWTEFLDEDEVE, from the coding sequence ATGCGACTCACGAACGTCACGGCACACACGCTCTCCTCGCCCATCGACCCCCCACAGGATCGCCACTTCGCGGGCGGCGTCCGCCGGCTGCTCAAGCGGGACTTTGTCCTCGTCGTCGTCGAGACGGCGGACGGGGAAGTAGGTGTCGCGCCTGGCGGCGCCTCGAGTTCTGCGATGCGTGAGTACTTCGAGGGCGCCTCCCAGGACGACTTCGCCAGCGTCATCGAGGAGGTGGTCGCCCCCGAGGTGACGGGCGACCCGATCGAGGATCCGGCCGAGATACACGAGCGAATCGCGGCCGCCGGCCTCCCCGAGATGCTCGAATCGCAGGCCGTCTCGGTCGTCGACGTCGCGTACCACGACATCCTCGGCAAGCGCCGCGGCATCCCGGTGTACGATCTGCTCGCCGACGGCGACGTGACGACCCGGATGCCGTTGTACGCCAGCGCCGGAATGTACATGCCCCCCGAGGGGTACGCGGACCAGGCCGCCGCGATACGGGACCGGGGATTCAAGGGGTACAAGTACCGCCCGGGACTGGGCTACGACGACGACCTCCGGACCATTCGCCTCATCCGCGAAGCCGTGGGCGACGACATGGAGATTATGGTCGACGCCCACACCTGGTGGAAGATGGGCGACGCCTCCTACTCGTTCGACGAACTCGTCGACTTGGTGACCGAGATGGAGGCGTTCGACCCCTACTGGCTGGAAGAACCGGTGCCGCCGGCCGACTACGACGCCTACCGGGACCTGGCCGCCGAGGTGGAGGTCACGCTGGCCGGCGGCGAGAGCGAGGAGTCGCCGGAGGGCCTCGTCGAACTCGCGGAGACGGGCGCCGTCGGCTTCCTCCAGGGCGACGTCCGACACCACCGGGGCTACACGGGGTGCTGGGAGGTCGTCGAACACTGCCGGGGGACGGACGTGACGTTCCTGCCGCACAACTTCGGGACGAACCTGGGGCTGGTCGCGAACGCCCACCTCGCGGCGGCGACGCCGCTGGAGGGCTACCTGGAGTATCCGGTCTTCGGCGACGACGTCGCGGGCATGTACCCCTTCCCGCTGGCCGAGGAGATCCTCGTCGACGACATCGACATCGAGGACGGCTACTTCGAGGTGCCTGACGGCCCGGGCCTCGGGGTGGAAGTCGACTTCGACGCCGTCGAGGAGTATCCCCACATCGACGGTCCCTGGACGGAGTTCCTCGACGAGGACGAAGTCGAGTAA